In candidate division TA06 bacterium, the following are encoded in one genomic region:
- a CDS encoding helix-turn-helix domain-containing protein, producing the protein MSEKFMNTAEIAEYLDVNEKKVYLLVRDAALPATKATGKWLFPRELVDNWLLQSTVSVQSSISAKKDVFLIAGSNDPILESGVSSLSVRASESLIYFARVGSFSGLKALEKGDAHAAAAHLFDPTTGEYNLPFLDRKTRRNILIFPFALREQGLLVRKGNPFGIAGIEDLIFPGIRFVNRKKGTGTRALFDLLLTKAGLTTSQIVGYTREVGTHIEVATTISRGKADAGLGIRSAAKMFGLGFVPLRKERFDILVRKEATQMRSFQILLEDLKSARFKKVLAEAGGYETQPPGPIPAY; encoded by the coding sequence TTGTCTGAGAAGTTCATGAACACTGCTGAAATCGCAGAGTACCTTGATGTCAATGAGAAAAAGGTCTACCTGCTTGTAAGGGATGCCGCCCTCCCAGCCACCAAGGCCACGGGGAAGTGGCTCTTCCCGAGAGAACTGGTGGACAACTGGCTTTTACAATCAACCGTCAGTGTCCAATCATCCATCTCAGCAAAAAAGGATGTGTTCCTCATAGCTGGAAGCAATGATCCGATCCTGGAATCCGGGGTTAGTTCCCTATCTGTCAGAGCATCCGAGTCCCTCATCTACTTTGCCAGGGTAGGGAGTTTTTCGGGACTGAAGGCGTTGGAGAAAGGAGACGCGCATGCTGCCGCTGCCCACCTTTTTGACCCAACCACCGGTGAATACAACCTTCCATTCCTTGACCGAAAAACCCGAAGGAACATTCTCATCTTCCCATTCGCTCTGAGGGAACAGGGACTCCTGGTTAGAAAGGGTAACCCATTCGGAATTGCCGGAATTGAGGATTTGATCTTCCCTGGAATAAGATTCGTCAACAGGAAAAAAGGAACAGGAACAAGAGCCCTCTTCGATCTCCTTCTGACCAAGGCAGGACTCACAACCTCTCAAATTGTCGGCTATACGAGAGAAGTTGGAACGCACATCGAGGTTGCCACGACAATATCCCGGGGGAAGGCAGATGCCGGGCTCGGGATACGCTCTGCCGCAAAAATGTTTGGGCTCGGGTTTGTCCCTCTGAGAAAAGAAAGATTCGACATTCTCGTAAGAAAGGAAGCCACACAAATGCGCTCTTTTCAAATCCTTTTGGAAGATCTGAAGTCTGCAAGATTCAAGAAAGTGCTGGCAGAAGCAGGAGGCTATGAAACACAGCCACCAGGACCGATACCTGCGTACTGA
- a CDS encoding ABC transporter permease subunit — MSHILQGFAEAVKMIFGRDAELYRIALVSIRVSSLSTFLASAAGLPAGFFVAFHTFPGRRVLITILRTLLALPTVVVGLFVYSLLSRSGPMGGMRLMYTQTAMVIGQFILAFPIVTMLTLSALSGVDRRVAPTAVSLGATPFQSNLAILREGSFAIMAAMVAGFGRVFGEVGVSMMLGGNIRHYTRNLTTGIAFQTSRGEISLGLGLGIMLLTVALCINVLLHFLEERTSRSTD, encoded by the coding sequence ATGAGTCACATCCTGCAGGGATTCGCAGAAGCCGTAAAGATGATATTCGGCAGAGATGCGGAGCTGTATCGTATAGCTCTCGTATCTATCAGAGTCTCCTCACTGTCAACGTTTCTGGCCTCTGCAGCAGGTCTGCCTGCCGGGTTCTTCGTGGCATTTCACACTTTCCCCGGACGTAGAGTCCTCATCACCATCTTAAGAACCCTTCTTGCTCTGCCCACCGTTGTAGTGGGCCTTTTTGTCTACTCTCTTCTTTCCAGATCAGGCCCTATGGGGGGCATGAGACTCATGTACACCCAGACCGCTATGGTGATCGGCCAATTCATTCTCGCGTTCCCCATAGTGACCATGCTTACCCTCTCTGCCCTTAGCGGTGTGGACAGGCGTGTTGCACCCACCGCCGTATCTTTGGGCGCTACGCCTTTTCAATCCAATCTCGCAATCCTGAGAGAAGGAAGTTTCGCTATAATGGCTGCCATGGTCGCCGGATTCGGGAGAGTGTTTGGCGAGGTCGGGGTGTCTATGATGCTGGGTGGTAACATAAGACACTACACCAGAAACCTCACCACAGGTATAGCCTTTCAAACCAGCCGGGGCGAGATCTCTCTGGGGTTGGGTTTGGGGATAATGCTCCTGACTGTGGCACTGTGCATAAACGTGCTGCTCCATTTTCTGGAGGAAAGAACATCGAGATCTACAGATTAA
- a CDS encoding FAD-dependent thymidylate synthase: protein MKIILAGYNVDADVIDELAASREMGDVTPETISAAYARISRDPRPVDELRKLARKEVEKARRSNKNIIFGLGHHSVAEHAVFNFDIIGVSRLAIEEIEKFRLCSYTEKSQRYITLKDEFIVPPEIQGSNLESRFVKTVNAQNELYHKLFDRLKERVARWYHDEAESPGELGIIEGIAKEDARYITSLATAGQLGETINARNLELLLRRFASHELLEVREIGKRMYECVADVAPSIILFTEANDYDQKTYPALRTVSADLAKTGIQPERPVTVQLVDYTKDADLVLVVALLHTSTEMSYQKCREVGEKLSLEKKREIVKTACQRMELYDPVLREFEYIHLSFDIVVSASGFAQLKRHRMATITVQNYTPELGLTVPQSVIDCGMEKEFSSVAEMSERSYHALLEQSPSVAPYALTNAHRRRVLLGLNARELYHFSRLREDLTAQWEIRSVCKRMTELAREIMPLTVLLVGGKDSYPGIYEQVYGKPPKVLKPELPT from the coding sequence TTGAAGATAATACTCGCTGGCTACAACGTAGACGCAGATGTGATCGACGAGCTTGCAGCCAGTAGAGAAATGGGCGACGTCACTCCGGAAACCATATCCGCGGCATATGCAAGGATAAGCAGGGACCCCAGGCCTGTTGATGAGCTTCGCAAACTCGCTCGTAAAGAGGTGGAGAAGGCAAGAAGGTCAAACAAGAACATCATCTTTGGGTTGGGTCACCACTCAGTTGCAGAACACGCAGTTTTCAATTTTGATATAATAGGGGTCTCCAGGCTTGCCATTGAAGAGATAGAGAAATTCAGACTGTGCTCATATACAGAGAAGTCCCAGCGGTATATAACACTGAAAGATGAGTTCATAGTTCCTCCTGAGATTCAGGGCTCCAATCTCGAGAGCCGGTTTGTGAAGACTGTGAATGCGCAGAATGAGCTCTACCACAAGCTTTTTGACAGGCTGAAGGAAAGAGTCGCGAGGTGGTATCACGATGAGGCGGAATCTCCTGGTGAGCTAGGAATCATAGAAGGGATAGCAAAGGAGGATGCAAGATACATAACCTCTCTCGCAACCGCAGGACAGCTTGGTGAAACAATCAACGCGCGAAACTTGGAGCTTCTTCTGAGGAGGTTTGCATCGCATGAGCTTCTGGAGGTTAGAGAGATAGGCAAACGGATGTATGAATGCGTGGCAGATGTTGCGCCAAGCATAATCTTGTTCACGGAAGCAAATGATTATGATCAGAAGACATATCCGGCACTGCGCACTGTTTCGGCCGATTTGGCGAAGACCGGTATTCAACCTGAACGGCCCGTTACTGTCCAGCTTGTTGACTACACCAAGGATGCCGACCTTGTCCTGGTGGTAGCTCTTCTTCATACTTCAACGGAGATGTCTTACCAGAAGTGCAGAGAGGTGGGTGAGAAGCTATCCCTTGAGAAGAAACGGGAGATTGTCAAAACTGCCTGCCAGCGCATGGAGCTTTATGATCCAGTATTGAGAGAGTTCGAATACATACATCTCAGCTTTGACATTGTTGTCTCGGCTTCAGGTTTCGCTCAGCTTAAGCGACACAGAATGGCGACCATTACTGTACAGAATTACACTCCGGAGCTGGGGTTAACTGTACCGCAGTCAGTTATTGACTGCGGTATGGAGAAAGAGTTTTCATCCGTTGCTGAAATGAGCGAAAGGAGCTATCACGCGCTTCTCGAACAGTCGCCTTCTGTTGCTCCTTATGCTTTGACCAATGCCCATAGAAGAAGAGTACTGCTGGGGTTGAATGCGCGTGAACTCTATCACTTCTCGAGGTTGAGAGAAGATCTAACTGCTCAATGGGAGATAAGATCGGTTTGCAAAAGGATGACAGAACTGGCCAGAGAAATCATGCCTCTTACAGTGCTTCTTGTGGGTGGAAAGGATTCCTACCCGGGGATTTATGAACAGGTTTATGGCAAACCCCCCAAAGTCCTTAAACCCGAACTGCCTACCTGA
- a CDS encoding tungsten ABC transporter substrate-binding protein: MKRTPQGNQTLKKKTQALLILLAILSLSCARVGPQRPRPRLRLATTTSTENSGLLFEILPPFEKMFNVKVDVVAVGTGKAFKLGKNGDVDLIMVHAREAEEAFVAEDFGVNRRDLMYNDFVMVGPKDDPAETKGLKDASEALRRIAQNRAAFVSRGDDSGTHRKELSLWVGARITPSGKWYIESGQGMGATIQIANEKQAYCLTDRGTYLTFKDKIDLTVLCEGDEKLFNPYGVIAVSPARYPDANYVYAMALIGWLTSPECQRMIGEYKRFGQILFTPNAH; encoded by the coding sequence ATGAAGAGAACACCTCAAGGGAACCAGACATTGAAGAAGAAAACACAAGCATTGTTGATCCTTCTTGCCATCCTGTCTCTTTCATGCGCCCGGGTAGGACCACAAAGACCTCGTCCCCGGCTCAGGCTCGCCACCACCACAAGCACAGAGAACTCTGGCCTCTTATTTGAAATCCTGCCGCCTTTTGAGAAGATGTTCAATGTCAAGGTGGACGTTGTCGCCGTGGGAACAGGAAAGGCGTTCAAACTGGGCAAGAACGGCGATGTGGATCTGATCATGGTGCACGCGAGAGAGGCAGAGGAAGCTTTCGTCGCCGAGGATTTTGGCGTCAACAGACGGGATCTGATGTATAACGATTTCGTCATGGTAGGTCCCAAAGATGATCCTGCGGAAACGAAGGGGCTGAAGGATGCATCCGAAGCTCTAAGAAGAATAGCTCAAAACAGAGCAGCTTTTGTCTCAAGAGGAGATGATTCCGGAACTCACAGGAAGGAGTTGTCGCTTTGGGTGGGTGCAAGAATTACCCCTTCGGGGAAGTGGTACATCGAATCAGGACAGGGCATGGGCGCCACTATCCAGATTGCGAATGAGAAACAGGCTTACTGTCTTACTGACAGAGGGACCTATCTTACATTCAAGGACAAGATAGACCTGACAGTGCTCTGTGAGGGCGACGAGAAGCTGTTTAATCCGTATGGGGTTATTGCGGTCAGCCCTGCCAGGTATCCAGATGCCAATTACGTCTATGCCATGGCGCTCATAGGCTGGCTCACCTCGCCAGAGTGCCAGAGGATGATTGGGGAGTACAAGAGGTTTGGACAGATATTATTTACTCCCAACGCTCACTAA
- a CDS encoding ATP-binding cassette domain-containing protein — translation MHKRAAPFSGGKNIEIYRLRGVQKSYQDEMVLDVESLSLESGLLHTIVGPNGSGKTTLMKLTSFLERPTKGTIEFKGGLFGPDATVPQKVRRSVSMVIQDHYLFDGSVGMNVSYGLRVRRHDPSFIKRSVSSALDEVGLGGFEHRRTDTLSGGESKRVAIARSVVLEPEVLLLDEPTANIDKISSEMIEQIALRLKSEGMTVIMSTHDFHQAYRLSDNMVSLVAGKMVDVSPENVFPCSILNNVATLKCGINISVATLKEGKGHIAIDPQDVLLSLEELESSARNCIPGTIKRISLEDSLVNVYLDVGTELVSSITRGSLEELRLSPGLKVYATFKATSVRVL, via the coding sequence GTGCATAAACGTGCTGCTCCATTTTCTGGAGGAAAGAACATCGAGATCTACAGATTAAGAGGGGTTCAGAAGTCCTACCAGGATGAGATGGTACTCGATGTGGAGAGTCTGTCTTTAGAATCTGGCCTCCTGCACACGATAGTTGGACCTAACGGTTCCGGGAAGACCACCCTCATGAAACTCACTTCCTTCCTGGAAAGACCAACCAAAGGAACCATTGAATTCAAAGGAGGCCTGTTTGGTCCGGACGCAACCGTACCTCAAAAGGTGAGAAGGTCGGTGAGCATGGTTATCCAGGACCACTATCTCTTTGATGGTTCTGTAGGGATGAACGTCTCCTATGGCCTGAGGGTAAGGCGGCACGATCCATCATTCATCAAAAGGTCGGTCAGCTCCGCTCTGGATGAAGTAGGACTTGGAGGATTTGAGCACAGAAGAACCGATACCCTGTCAGGCGGCGAGAGCAAGAGAGTGGCCATTGCAAGATCGGTGGTTCTGGAGCCCGAAGTCCTGCTTCTAGATGAACCCACAGCAAACATCGACAAGATCAGTTCCGAGATGATAGAACAGATCGCGTTACGCCTGAAATCAGAAGGAATGACCGTAATCATGTCTACCCATGATTTCCACCAGGCTTACAGGCTCAGTGACAACATGGTCTCCCTGGTGGCAGGCAAAATGGTCGATGTCTCCCCAGAAAATGTATTCCCCTGCTCCATCTTGAACAATGTCGCCACTCTGAAGTGCGGTATCAACATATCTGTTGCCACATTGAAAGAGGGCAAGGGCCACATAGCCATCGACCCTCAGGACGTGCTCCTCTCTCTCGAAGAACTAGAATCGAGTGCCAGAAACTGCATTCCGGGGACGATTAAGCGAATATCGCTTGAAGATTCCTTGGTCAATGTATACCTGGACGTCGGGACTGAACTTGTTTCGTCAATAACTAGGGGTTCACTTGAGGAGCTCCGCCTGTCCCCGGGACTCAAAGTCTACGCGACATTCAAGGCAACCTCGGTGCGGGTCCTGTGA
- a CDS encoding VOC family protein yields MMHGICHFEFPSVDMEKSKEFYSKVFGWEFKDVGDPNYVVFSTPDGPGGGIEKADVGSGSNIKIYIEVEDIPSTLAKAEQLGGKIVKEKTLISEEHGFWGMLADPCGVQIGIWSKK; encoded by the coding sequence ATGATGCACGGGATATGCCATTTTGAATTTCCCAGCGTGGACATGGAGAAGTCAAAGGAATTCTACTCCAAGGTGTTCGGATGGGAGTTTAAGGATGTTGGTGATCCGAACTATGTTGTATTCTCCACACCGGACGGACCTGGCGGCGGGATTGAAAAGGCGGACGTGGGTTCGGGTTCCAACATCAAGATATATATAGAGGTGGAAGACATACCCTCGACTCTGGCGAAGGCAGAGCAACTGGGCGGGAAGATCGTTAAGGAAAAGACCCTCATAAGCGAAGAGCATGGTTTTTGGGGGATGTTGGCTGACCCCTGTGGTGTACAGATAGGGATCTGGTCAAAGAAGTAG
- the sppA gene encoding signal peptide peptidase SppA — translation MSKKAIWTIVIVAAVVFIGIWLTGISFVMRSLVKGPVSVKMGSVLVANLSGSIPEEPPGPLSKLFGAKKKLTIQEAVDLLDAAKEDKRIDALLIKSGALQEVGWAKALELRSAFLDFKESGKPVVAFLEAGTDRDYYLLSSADSIIMPELGMLFVDGLLARVGFVKGTYGKLGINWQGVRKGKYKAAIEPFTRESMSEPFKEQLDALLDDIYFEYLKAIAESRGKTPEQVASIVDEGPYLDAKAALEAGLIDRIAYFREIEEGLGIAESSSSDGKGKAVDWRDYASSRKKGIPFGQKKIAIVHAVGAITTGKSKDSPWSGKTMGSNTISKAISKAANNDQVKAIVMRVDSPGGSALASDIIWNEVQKAKGEKPFIVSMGDVAGSGGYYISCGADAIVAQPSTITASIGVLALVPDVSGLYKKIGFNIETIKRGKHADFLSTDRPMADWERAALDDFIQVVYDRFVNLVAAGRGMTYDEVHEIAQGRVWTGVAAKEIGLVDEVGSLETAIEIAKEKAGIPEDEEVSFVHYPKKKTLADILKQGDFLNKIALQVWEHMPEEMREALEVSRLRVLFKDEPVLLLAPEEIEID, via the coding sequence ATGAGCAAAAAGGCAATCTGGACAATAGTTATTGTTGCCGCCGTTGTGTTCATCGGGATCTGGCTTACAGGGATATCGTTCGTCATGAGGAGTCTGGTGAAGGGTCCGGTTTCGGTGAAAATGGGGAGCGTGTTGGTGGCAAATCTTTCTGGTTCAATTCCTGAAGAGCCCCCCGGTCCCCTGTCGAAATTGTTCGGAGCAAAAAAGAAGCTGACTATCCAGGAGGCTGTGGACCTACTTGATGCAGCCAAGGAAGATAAACGGATTGATGCGCTCTTGATAAAGTCAGGTGCGCTTCAGGAGGTTGGGTGGGCAAAGGCGCTAGAATTGCGGAGTGCCTTCCTGGACTTCAAGGAAAGCGGGAAGCCTGTCGTGGCCTTCTTAGAAGCCGGGACCGATAGGGACTACTACCTTCTGAGTTCTGCTGACAGCATAATAATGCCCGAGCTGGGCATGCTGTTTGTTGATGGTCTTTTGGCTCGGGTAGGATTTGTGAAGGGAACCTACGGGAAACTGGGGATAAATTGGCAGGGGGTCAGAAAGGGAAAATACAAGGCGGCGATCGAACCATTCACTAGAGAGAGCATGTCCGAACCATTCAAGGAGCAGCTCGACGCCCTGCTGGATGACATATATTTCGAGTACCTGAAGGCCATAGCTGAATCGCGCGGAAAGACGCCTGAACAGGTTGCATCCATTGTCGATGAGGGACCTTATCTTGACGCTAAGGCTGCTCTTGAGGCCGGGCTCATAGACAGAATAGCTTATTTTCGGGAGATAGAAGAGGGACTGGGCATAGCTGAATCTTCCTCTTCTGACGGAAAGGGGAAGGCGGTCGACTGGCGCGACTACGCCAGCTCACGAAAGAAAGGGATACCTTTCGGACAGAAAAAGATAGCAATCGTTCATGCGGTGGGAGCAATAACTACGGGCAAGAGCAAAGACAGTCCCTGGAGCGGAAAGACCATGGGGTCCAACACCATAAGCAAGGCAATAAGCAAGGCCGCCAATAATGATCAGGTAAAGGCTATAGTAATGAGGGTTGACAGTCCGGGAGGATCCGCTCTTGCCTCGGATATCATATGGAATGAGGTACAGAAAGCCAAAGGGGAGAAGCCTTTCATCGTATCAATGGGTGACGTGGCCGGGTCCGGGGGATACTATATTTCCTGTGGAGCGGACGCTATCGTGGCCCAGCCAAGCACCATCACTGCAAGCATTGGCGTGTTGGCCTTGGTTCCGGATGTGAGTGGGCTATACAAGAAGATCGGGTTCAATATTGAAACTATAAAGAGAGGAAAGCATGCCGACTTTCTCTCCACTGATAGGCCAATGGCCGATTGGGAAAGGGCGGCGCTTGATGATTTCATCCAGGTGGTCTATGACCGGTTCGTGAACCTTGTGGCCGCCGGTCGAGGTATGACATACGATGAGGTCCATGAGATCGCTCAGGGCAGGGTGTGGACGGGAGTCGCGGCGAAGGAGATAGGTCTTGTAGATGAAGTAGGGAGTCTTGAGACGGCAATAGAGATAGCAAAGGAGAAGGCCGGTATTCCAGAAGATGAGGAAGTGAGCTTCGTTCACTATCCTAAGAAGAAGACTCTCGCTGACATTCTCAAGCAGGGCGATTTTTTGAACAAGATCGCATTGCAGGTATGGGAACACATGCCAGAAGAAATGAGAGAGGCGCTTGAAGTGTCAAGGCTGAGAGTTCTGTTCAAGGACGAGCCGGTTCTGTTGCTTGCTCCCGAAGAGATAGAAATCGATTAG
- a CDS encoding GAF domain-containing protein, with amino-acid sequence MAKKVKDERNKAINALKLRLKVLQRAAEISKSTFDLDRILDQSVELLMEVIPSEAASFYLVVGDTLNFKVAKGEKGDQLVGGHMKMGQGIAGWVAKTGIPYLTNDVVREPKWERRIAEEMKFDTRSILSVPVKSKEEVIAVVQLINKREEGEYDEDDQEMAGLFASHLANVMDSVKLYWEMSEKVSKLSVLMDASIHMTSTLDLEEVLDLIMSQAKEVLDAEASSVFLIDEEKNELYFVSATGTGGGKAKRVRVPWGKGIVGWVAETGETLLVPDVAKDKRFYRKVDEETDFVTKSILAVPLVVKGRVVGVAESLNKKGTSGFTQDYVELFEAFARHAAVAVDNARLYSELEELFKSSIRAVVFVVEAKDKYTRGHTERVTEYSVMAARELALSKDEVKRVEIASLLHDIGKIGIPDTILGKPGKLTDEEFEIVKDHPVRGCEIMGPIAAMKNVIPGIRHHHERYDGLGYPDKLKGKEIPLLGRIISVADVFDALTTDRPYRGAISIDETLEYLQSNAGYQFDPDVVDAFCKAYDRQREGGAESEEG; translated from the coding sequence ATGGCCAAGAAGGTGAAGGACGAGCGGAACAAAGCCATAAATGCTCTAAAACTCAGACTTAAGGTTCTTCAAAGGGCTGCTGAAATATCCAAATCGACATTCGATCTGGATAGGATTCTCGATCAGTCCGTGGAGCTGCTTATGGAGGTGATTCCTTCCGAAGCAGCCTCTTTTTACCTTGTGGTCGGTGACACGCTCAACTTCAAGGTTGCGAAGGGGGAGAAGGGGGACCAGTTGGTGGGTGGGCACATGAAGATGGGGCAGGGCATCGCGGGCTGGGTGGCAAAAACAGGAATACCCTATTTGACCAATGACGTTGTGCGTGAGCCTAAGTGGGAGAGGAGAATAGCGGAAGAGATGAAGTTCGACACGAGAAGTATCCTGTCTGTTCCTGTCAAGTCGAAAGAAGAGGTGATTGCTGTTGTTCAGCTCATTAACAAGAGGGAAGAAGGGGAATACGACGAGGACGATCAGGAGATGGCGGGTCTGTTTGCCTCTCATCTGGCTAATGTTATGGACAGTGTAAAACTCTACTGGGAAATGTCAGAAAAGGTATCCAAGCTGAGCGTGTTAATGGATGCCTCCATTCACATGACCTCCACGCTGGACCTGGAAGAGGTCCTCGATCTGATAATGAGTCAGGCGAAGGAGGTGTTGGACGCAGAGGCAAGCTCCGTATTCCTGATTGATGAAGAGAAGAATGAACTTTACTTCGTATCCGCCACAGGAACTGGGGGCGGCAAGGCGAAGCGTGTGCGCGTACCCTGGGGAAAAGGGATAGTTGGCTGGGTGGCTGAGACTGGTGAGACTCTCCTTGTTCCGGATGTGGCCAAGGACAAGAGGTTCTACAGGAAAGTTGATGAGGAGACCGATTTCGTAACCAAGTCGATCCTCGCTGTGCCATTGGTGGTCAAGGGGAGAGTGGTTGGTGTTGCAGAGTCTCTCAACAAGAAGGGGACAAGCGGATTCACTCAGGACTATGTGGAACTCTTCGAGGCGTTTGCAAGACACGCTGCGGTGGCAGTAGATAATGCCAGGCTCTACTCTGAACTGGAGGAACTTTTCAAGAGTTCAATACGGGCTGTTGTATTCGTGGTTGAGGCAAAGGACAAGTACACTCGCGGGCACACCGAAAGGGTAACAGAGTACAGCGTGATGGCGGCCAGGGAACTCGCTCTGTCCAAGGACGAAGTGAAGAGAGTAGAAATAGCTTCTCTTCTCCACGACATTGGCAAGATTGGCATTCCTGATACGATCTTGGGCAAGCCCGGTAAGCTTACCGATGAAGAGTTTGAGATTGTCAAGGACCATCCAGTGAGGGGTTGCGAGATAATGGGTCCCATAGCGGCGATGAAGAATGTAATCCCCGGCATACGACACCATCACGAAAGGTATGACGGCCTGGGTTATCCTGACAAACTGAAGGGAAAAGAGATACCTCTTCTGGGCAGAATAATCTCTGTGGCGGATGTTTTTGACGCCTTGACCACAGATAGGCCCTACAGAGGAGCCATATCGATCGACGAGACACTAGAGTACCTTCAGTCGAATGCTGGTTACCAGTTTGACCCTGATGTGGTAGATGCGTTCTGCAAAGCCTATGACAGACAGAGAGAAGGTGGAGCAGAGTCAGAGGAGGGGTAG